The following are encoded together in the Streptomyces sp. NBC_00358 genome:
- a CDS encoding phosphomannomutase/phosphoglucomutase, whose protein sequence is MTADLSQLVKAYDVRGVVPDQWDEPLAELFGAAFVQVTGADAIVIGHDMRPSSPGLSRAFARGAAARGVDVTEIGLCSTDQLYYASGAFGLPGAMFTASHNPAQYNGIKMCRAGAAPVGQDTGLSEIRQLTESWLDSGAPASDAAPGTITQRDTLDDYAAYLRSLVDLTSIRPLKVVVDAGNGMGGHTVPTVFSGLPLDLVPMYFELDGTFPNHEANPLDPANIVDLQKRVREEGADLGIAFDGDADRCFVVDERGEPVSPSAITALVAARELAKHGGGTVIHNLITSWSVPEVVREHGGTPVRTRVGHSFIKAEMASSGAIFGGEHSAHYYFRDFWNADTGMLAALHVLAALGGQDGPLSGLVAEYDRYAGSGEINSTVDDQAARLAAVRAAYEGREGVTIDELDGLTVTAEDAWFNVRPSNTEPLLRLNAEARDEATMTRVRDEVLKIIRG, encoded by the coding sequence GTGACTGCTGATCTGTCGCAGCTCGTGAAGGCGTATGACGTACGCGGGGTGGTTCCGGACCAGTGGGACGAGCCGTTGGCCGAGCTGTTCGGTGCCGCCTTCGTCCAGGTGACCGGAGCGGACGCCATCGTGATCGGGCACGACATGCGGCCGTCGTCGCCCGGACTGTCCCGCGCCTTCGCACGCGGTGCGGCGGCGCGCGGGGTCGACGTGACCGAGATCGGCCTGTGCTCCACGGACCAGCTGTACTACGCGTCGGGCGCGTTCGGCCTGCCCGGCGCCATGTTCACCGCCTCGCACAACCCGGCCCAGTACAACGGCATCAAGATGTGCCGGGCGGGCGCGGCCCCCGTCGGCCAGGACACCGGACTCTCCGAGATCCGCCAACTCACCGAGTCCTGGCTCGACTCCGGCGCCCCGGCCTCGGACGCCGCACCCGGAACGATCACGCAGCGGGACACGTTGGACGACTACGCGGCGTACCTCCGCTCGCTCGTCGACCTGACCTCGATCCGCCCCCTGAAGGTCGTCGTCGACGCGGGCAACGGCATGGGCGGACACACCGTCCCGACCGTCTTCTCCGGCCTGCCGCTCGACCTCGTCCCGATGTACTTCGAGCTGGACGGCACCTTCCCGAACCACGAGGCCAACCCGCTCGACCCGGCGAACATCGTGGACCTCCAGAAGCGTGTGCGCGAGGAGGGCGCCGACCTCGGCATCGCCTTCGACGGCGACGCCGACCGCTGCTTCGTCGTCGACGAGCGGGGCGAGCCGGTCTCCCCGTCCGCGATCACCGCGCTGGTCGCCGCCCGCGAACTCGCCAAGCACGGTGGCGGCACGGTCATCCACAACCTCATCACCTCCTGGTCGGTCCCGGAGGTCGTCCGCGAGCACGGCGGCACCCCGGTCCGCACCCGCGTCGGCCACTCCTTCATCAAGGCCGAGATGGCCAGTTCCGGCGCGATCTTCGGCGGCGAGCACTCCGCGCACTACTACTTCCGCGACTTCTGGAACGCGGACACCGGCATGCTGGCCGCCCTCCACGTCCTCGCAGCCCTCGGCGGCCAGGACGGCCCGCTCTCCGGGCTCGTCGCCGAGTACGACCGCTACGCGGGCTCCGGCGAGATCAACTCCACCGTCGACGACCAGGCCGCCCGCCTCGCCGCAGTCAGGGCCGCCTACGAGGGCCGCGAGGGTGTCACCATCGACGAGCTCGACGGTCTGACGGTCACAGCCGAGGACGCGTGGTTCAACGTCCGCCCCTCCAACACCGAGCCCCTCCTGCGGCTCAACGCGGAGGCCCGCGACGAGGCGACGATGACGCGGGTGCGGGACGAGGTACTGAAGATCATCAGAGGCTGA
- a CDS encoding Trm112 family protein — protein MPLEAGLLEILACPACHAPLKEQETELICTGADCGLAYPVRDGIPVLLVDEARRPA, from the coding sequence ATGCCGCTCGAAGCCGGCCTCCTGGAGATCCTCGCCTGCCCGGCCTGCCATGCCCCGCTCAAGGAGCAGGAGACCGAGCTGATCTGCACCGGAGCGGACTGCGGCCTCGCCTACCCGGTCCGCGACGGCATCCCCGTACTCCTGGTCGACGAGGCCCGCCGCCCCGCTTGA